The Brasilonema sennae CENA114 genome includes a region encoding these proteins:
- a CDS encoding cytochrome P450, whose amino-acid sequence MKHLSDYNFFDPELLVCPYEFYKLAQEQAPIMELPSPNTDAKLFLVTRYDLVIEILKDTKVFSSNFSTLLVGKEEQDPELQKIFAQGWPQMNTLLTADPPEHERFRSLVNKAFTSSRVNKMHNLIQQTVDELIDSFIDKSKCEFVSEFAVPLPLKVIAQQLGVPQADLPKFKQWSDSFIARLSHMLSREQEIECAKDVLAFQHYFHDVIESRQKQPQDDLITDLVQAKVAQERSLDTAELLSIIQQILVAGNETVTSAIAGGMLLLTKNPQQMKLLQTDLSLVQNFVEEVLRMETPTAGMWRVVTQDTKLGDVDLKAGSLVMIRFDAANRDPIKFPDDERFDVRRHNASNHLSFGYGIHYCLGAMLARKEMQIAYERLLLRIKNIRLAQDDYQYLPNILMRGLKHLYIEFDKVAVEQSET is encoded by the coding sequence ATGAAGCATCTGTCGGACTACAACTTCTTTGACCCTGAACTGCTTGTGTGCCCTTATGAATTCTACAAGCTAGCACAGGAGCAAGCACCAATTATGGAGCTACCTAGTCCCAATACTGACGCTAAGCTCTTCCTCGTTACGCGCTATGACTTGGTGATAGAAATTCTTAAGGATACAAAAGTATTCTCTAGCAATTTCTCTACTTTACTGGTTGGAAAAGAAGAACAGGATCCGGAGTTGCAAAAAATCTTTGCTCAAGGCTGGCCTCAGATGAACACCCTGCTGACGGCAGATCCGCCAGAACACGAGCGATTCCGATCACTGGTGAATAAGGCATTCACCTCGTCGCGTGTCAATAAAATGCATAACTTGATTCAGCAGACTGTTGATGAACTCATTGACAGTTTCATCGATAAGAGTAAGTGTGAATTCGTCAGTGAGTTTGCTGTACCCTTACCGCTCAAGGTTATTGCTCAGCAGTTAGGTGTGCCGCAGGCAGATCTGCCGAAGTTCAAACAATGGTCTGATTCTTTTATTGCGCGCCTAAGCCATATGCTTTCTAGAGAGCAGGAGATCGAGTGTGCTAAAGATGTGCTTGCTTTCCAGCATTATTTTCATGATGTCATAGAGTCACGCCAAAAACAGCCTCAAGATGATTTGATCACGGACTTGGTACAGGCAAAGGTGGCTCAAGAGCGATCGCTCGACACTGCTGAACTGCTGAGTATAATTCAGCAAATACTAGTGGCAGGCAATGAGACAGTCACCAGTGCGATCGCGGGTGGAATGTTGTTGCTGACAAAGAATCCCCAGCAGATGAAGTTGCTACAAACAGATCTTTCCCTGGTACAGAACTTTGTTGAAGAAGTTCTACGGATGGAAACTCCGACAGCGGGAATGTGGCGAGTTGTAACACAAGATACAAAACTAGGAGACGTTGATCTAAAAGCTGGGTCTTTGGTCATGATCCGCTTCGATGCTGCTAACCGCGATCCCATAAAATTTCCAGACGATGAGCGTTTCGACGTACGTCGCCATAATGCCAGCAACCACCTATCTTTTGGTTATGGCATTCATTATTGTTTGGGCGCTATGCTTGCTCGCAAGGAAATGCAGATCGCCTATGAACGGTTGCTGCTACGGATTAAGAACATCCGCTTGGCACAAGATGATTACCAGTACTTGCCGAACATACTCATGCGGGGACTCAAGCATCTCTATATTGAGTTCGACAAGGTAGCAGTTGAACAAAGTGAAACGTAA
- a CDS encoding protealysin inhibitor emfourin translates to MRISFERTGGFAGISRKKTVDTASIPANEADQLPSLIQAADFFNLPEKITASTTQPDRFQYKLTVEDENREHTITVSETALPGTLRPLIEWLQQK, encoded by the coding sequence ATGCGGATATCATTTGAACGCACGGGTGGTTTTGCAGGGATAAGTAGAAAAAAAACTGTAGATACGGCAAGCATTCCGGCAAATGAAGCTGATCAATTACCTTCATTAATACAAGCCGCAGATTTCTTTAATTTACCTGAAAAGATCACAGCTTCTACGACACAACCTGACCGCTTTCAGTACAAACTCACGGTAGAAGATGAAAACAGAGAACACACAATCACTGTGAGTGAAACTGCGCTACCAGGAACGTTAAGACCTTTGATTGAATGGCTGCAACAAAAGTAG
- a CDS encoding M4 family metallopeptidase: MAQKKKKSVASQLEHQLHTRCPICCIIPPHMLEHVAVNGNEEQRKWAFRTLNVSAQFRGRRNVVGAVNFGVSPGQKRRTIYDAKNTEQLPGVLVRSEGDPPSQDPAVNEAYDAAGATYDLFKEIFERNSVDDKGLRLDSTVHYNVKYDNAFWNGDQMVYGDGDGEMFQSFTKCIDVIGHELTHGVTQHEAGLIYFGESGALNESFSDVFGSLVKQRVKNQTADQADWIIGEGLLTLKTKGVGIRSMKAPGTAYDDPVMGKDPQPAHMKNKYTGTDDNGGVHINSSIPNLAFYLAAMEIGGYAWEKAGKIWYISLRDRLKSKANFKQAANITIKVAEELYGQGSKEQKAVKNGWQKVGVL, from the coding sequence ATGGCTCAAAAAAAGAAAAAATCTGTTGCGTCTCAATTAGAGCATCAACTTCACACTAGATGCCCCATTTGTTGTATTATTCCACCTCATATGCTGGAACACGTTGCAGTCAATGGTAACGAAGAGCAGCGTAAGTGGGCATTTCGCACATTAAATGTTTCGGCACAATTTCGTGGACGGCGGAACGTAGTAGGTGCTGTGAATTTTGGGGTTTCCCCAGGTCAGAAGCGTCGTACTATCTATGATGCTAAAAATACTGAACAACTTCCTGGCGTACTCGTCCGTTCAGAAGGCGATCCCCCAAGCCAAGATCCAGCAGTCAACGAAGCCTACGATGCAGCCGGTGCAACTTATGACTTGTTCAAAGAGATTTTTGAGCGCAATTCTGTTGATGACAAAGGACTGCGTTTAGATTCTACCGTCCATTACAACGTTAAATATGACAACGCCTTTTGGAATGGCGACCAAATGGTTTACGGTGATGGTGACGGAGAAATGTTTCAGAGCTTCACCAAATGTATAGATGTTATTGGGCATGAGTTAACTCATGGGGTTACTCAGCATGAAGCTGGTCTCATCTATTTTGGAGAATCTGGAGCACTCAATGAGTCATTTTCTGATGTTTTTGGCTCTCTGGTGAAACAGCGAGTCAAAAATCAGACCGCAGATCAGGCAGACTGGATTATTGGGGAAGGTCTATTGACACTGAAGACAAAAGGTGTAGGCATTCGTTCAATGAAAGCACCTGGAACAGCGTATGATGATCCAGTAATGGGCAAAGACCCCCAACCAGCGCATATGAAAAACAAATACACTGGTACAGATGATAATGGGGGAGTACATATCAACTCAAGTATTCCTAATCTCGCCTTTTATTTAGCGGCTATGGAAATTGGCGGCTATGCTTGGGAAAAAGCTGGGAAAATCTGGTACATTAGTTTACGCGATCGCCTCAAATCCAAAGCCAATTTTAAACAGGCTGCTAATATCACTATCAAAGTTGCTGAAGAACTTTACGGTCAAGGAAGTAAAGAACAAAAAGCAGTGAAGAATGGTTGGCAAAAGGTAGGAGTTCTCTAG